AACCAGAGTCCAACGCCACTGCCAGTGGAGGTTTAACATGGGCTCAATATGTTAAAAGCAGCACCGGCGCAACTCTTTACGACTACGCCATCTCTGGTGCCACATGCGACAATAACAATGTAGCAAGATGGGCATCTTTTCTCAATGCAAACTTTCCTTCAATCATTACCGATGAGATCCCATCATTCAAGCGGGATCGGAAGACGGCTTTGTATCGCGGCGTAACTGCGGCAAACACCGTGTACGCTCTTTGGATAGGAACAAACGACCTCAGCTTTTCTGGAATCCTTAGCGACTCTCAAGTGGCCGGAACAACTATTTCAACATACATTGACTGCCTGTGGGCGACATTTGACGCTATCTACGCTGTAGGTGGTAGGCGCTTCGTGCTACTGAACCTGAACGCCCTTCAGCTGGTGGGATTATATCGCCCTCAATCTGATGGAGGCGCAGGCGACAACCAATTCTGGCAGAACAAGACATTGTATAACCAGACAGAGTACGCTCAAAAGATGCTCGAGTATACTACTTCATCGAACACTATTATCGACTATGGAGTTCCATTCTACCTCCTCGTCAAAAATCGCTGGCCAGGAGCAAAGATTTCGGTATTTGACATCCACACCCTCATTACCGACATCTATGACAACCCCAAGACTTATTTGGAGTCACCACACAACGTCAAGGGATTTTACCACCACTGTGACGTGAATGGTGCAAACTGTAAAGATGGGCCAGGATCACTCGATTCTTATCTGTGGTATGTATTGCGCTTCACATTGAAGGATAGACGCTGACATCGATGATAGGTATGACGAGCTCCATCCTTCTAATAAGACAGGTAAGTAAAGATGCATATCATGACGATGGTGCTAGAGCAAGTTATATATTGAGAAGATGCTAACTGAAGATTTCTAGACTCTGTTATTGCCCGGGAATTTGTCAAAGTTGTCGCTGGAGACTCCAAGTTTGGCACGTCTTGGGGTCACTGATGAACAAATTACTGGAAAATCGCAAATATGGCGTGTTAGGTACTAATGATTAATACATGAATTGAATGCTGTTCCTCCTAAGTGTACCGATCTATTCAGTCGCCTCTTACACTTCAATTCAATGGAAGACGTGTCCAAAACGCGCATTAGGGAAGTGCGAGCATCTTCATTTGTTATATACAGTAGGTACCGGTAATTGTACTATATTATTGAAGGCGGTGTTGGCACTTGGCGACTGCATTCACTTGCTTCCCCGTGCTCGTACCCATTCCATTTCGTTAAGTGCCAACAACTTTGTCATTTTCCAATGCACATTGAACAATCTCTCCAATTAAACTACTATCGGTGTTTCTGTCTCCGGTCAAGTCCTATTACGACGGCATCAAGTAAGCTAGTCGACCCCATGTCAGAAGCAAACTAACGCAGGATAGTCATGGCGGCCGATGAGCCATTCCCGACGAACTCCTTACGTCTCCCGAGACGCGTATTATCCAAGGCAAACGCGAATTCGTAGCTGCGGGCGCAACTTTACTCGTGGAGCGACTACTGAACGGCGATATTATCAAGGCACTATGGGGCGATTCTAATAGAGAGGGTTATATAGAAGATTTAATCACCGAGGCAACAATCTACCAAATGCTAGGCGACCACCCGCGACCGGTGAAGCTTCGAAATCGGGATCATGTACAAAATACAATGATAATGGAGTATATGTCAAATAGCGCACTGCatcagtacatgtacctcgAAAACCATTATGAAGATATTTCACAACCACTGCAGCTCAAATGGGCTCAACAGGCAGCTGAAGAGCTACAAATTATGTCCATTAAGTATTCTAACAACTTCTAACTTGTGAGATAGAAAACACTGCTACCGACGATTTAACAACTCAACGTAGTCTAAGATCAAACCGGGGTCAGTCTCCCTAAAACTCTGCGCTCGTTTGCTCACTCCTACCTGAAgacttttttgcctttgacTCCCGAGCAACATGTCGTGTGACAAGTCCAGCGGTTACAAAAGCCAGTACACTTATCAACTCTGGAATCAGACCTAGGACGACACGGATTGCGAGAGAGCCGGTCTGAGGGTTCAGATTCTTGTCTTTTGTGACCAGCGCGATGAGGGAGTAGATGACTCTAATGCCACTGAAGATATCTGATACAAGGACAGCCCAGAGAAGCTATTGCTCGATGAGTAAAATGAAGTATCTGAATATACGTTCTTGGAGAAGACTTACTCTGGTTCCTGCAGCAGTAATAGATCTTGGCATTGGAGATTTGGCAGGACGAGCCAGTATCCATACTGATACAACGGCAATAATGGCCCAAGCGAGAGTCAAAAGCGACATGCCAGTTCTCACAGAAGAAGCATTTTTGGAAGCTTTGGGAGCGTCTGTAGGTTTGCCATCACTAGACTGCAAGCTCGACGCACCAGAAGCTACAATTACAAGTCCGGTGGTGACAAGGATGTGGAATAATATGATGACGATCCATTTTAGTTTCCTAGACATTGGATTGCAGTAATAATTCCTCCTATTAATATCTATTAGTACGCATGATTGGATAACTACATTGAGGGAATGGAACAGTACGCTTCATGGAGAATGCCAGATGcagcaaggagaagaggagataAGCCAACGCTTGAGATAATGCCTGCTGATGTATTGCCAGACAGATCCATAGCGCTTCCAATGACACGCAGCGAGCAGAAGGCGAAAAGATAGAGCCATCCAAGCAACCCAGCGTGACCATGTTTGAACAGGATGTATAGAGTTGGGATGCTAAGAGTAGCATAGATGATCAGCTCGGCGGTCGATATCGCGGTCATAGTGCTTCCGAGAGTCTCAGGCACTTGGTAAAGGTATATCGACTTCGATTTCAATTGATATTGGACAATGGCTCGAAAATTGTCTGTCGGCTTCTGTCGTACACCGCGTGAAGGGATGCGAAGTTTGCTTCTGCCAGAAAGACAACCGCGGCGAACGCAATGGAGAACGAGTTCAAAAAactgatgaagagaatggcaGAGAGCTGGCTGGAAAGATTTGATTAGAGAGAAAAGCGAAGAGTAGAAAGTTATTATAGGTGACTCTGATGCTTTATATGTACAAGCGATGATCTATTTCTGGCTTGGAGAGAGTGTTAGCAGAGCAAGGCGGATATGCCATCCATCTAGCGTCTATGCCCCTAAGCGCCTCATCTGTTTTGAGGCCTCCAGCCGCCGTTTAATTGATGTTATCTCCATCCTTGACGCAGTCTCATTCGGTAGGAAAAAGGCCTTCTCAACAGCTTGACTCCTGGAAAGAGATGGCGGGCCTGCGACGAACCGACCAGAGGCGCAGGATTCAGAAAAGTGGAACCTAAACGATACCGAGGAGCGATACCGAGAAACGAGCAAGGGTCAGAAATGGCGGTAGGATTTAGAGCGGCGCGACAAAGATGGCGTTTTCATGGGGATCGTGAAGAAATGAGACAGTCTTGGTTTCCTAATTGATCCATTGTCTTGTGCAACGTGGTCCGTGTTCGACAGTCCGGTTCTGAAGGCAGCCAGAAGCTAGCCAAGTTGATGACAACAACAGACATTAAACATTGGATTCTTGTCTTCCTACATTCCCAGCCGAAATAATCATGACGGAATAGGTTGTCCAAAACTTCACTTCTCACTGCCACGCACAGCGGATCGTTGACCACGCTCGCGAAGTACCTGTAGCGGCCACGCCATCATGCCCTGCCACtcgctgctgaggctgtcgttgatggcttcaatttccttttctggATAATTGCTCATCCACCATATCCCGTCCAGGTGACTTAGCAAAGCGAAGTAGTGGCCGAGGATAACCAGGGCACGTGGGCTTAGCATCTCAATCAAGGTGATGAAACGATCATGCAAGATGAAGGGGAAAATTGTAACTCTTCGAGCAACTTTCAGAGGAATTTCTCCTGCTTCCATTGCTGCCGCGACCGATCCAATGTACGCAACCGCTGTTACATATGCCTTATTATCGATGTCATTCTCAGGCTTGCCAGCAATTACAGACAGCAAGTGAGCGAACCGGGCACGATTAGCTTCTGTATAGATGACCTCTGGATCGATGAAAGCGGCAGCGCCTCTGGCCATGATACCGAAAGTTGTGTCAGAGTCTTTACCGATCATGCGTAGTCCGACCGCAGCGACATTTCTGGCCCCCCTGCACATCCGAAGCCATTCTGTCGGTGACTTATATGGTATATTGGGGTCGATGGGTTGAATCCATCGCTCTCTGAGACTGGCGAAAGCATCAAATATGAGAATAACGGAAGTGAAGCTGGCCCCATTGGCAGTGCGATGGTCCATAGAGCCAAGTGCCTGTCGGTGGTCCCGTAGAGCA
This portion of the Trichoderma atroviride chromosome 6, complete sequence genome encodes:
- a CDS encoding uncharacterized protein (EggNog:ENOG41~TransMembrane:7 (o6-24i31-50o56-73i94-118o138-160i180-203o215-240i)), translated to MTAISTAELIIYATLSIPTLYILFKHGHAGLLGWLYLFAFCSLRVIGSAMDLSGNTSAGIISSVGLSPLLLAASGILHEARNYYCNPMSRKLKWIVIILFHILVTTGLVIVASGASSLQSSDGKPTDAPKASKNASSVRTGMSLLTLAWAIIAVVSVWILARPAKSPMPRSITAAGTRLLWAVLVSDIFSGIRVIYSLIALVTKDKNLNPQTGSLAIRVVLGLIPELISVLAFVTAGLVTRHVARESKAKKSSDYVELLNRR
- a CDS encoding uncharacterized protein (EggNog:ENOG41), whose amino-acid sequence is MPRLYHTKSKTGCARCRARRVKCDEAKPKCNSCARHQVSCLYDRTDCWKTSKPDDNSATDPALHRAGMAAGQAATHDSHSEESVPLMSAESRDRRYLELRLLHMWTTEVCQTLPGSYDAQNLRIWAHDVPKIALDYEPLLTAIFSITLFYMVCNNSQVDIGKDELFAHRARYFQAALRDHRQALGSMDHRTANGASFTSVILIFDAFASLRERWIQPIDPNIPYKSPTEWLRMCRGARNVAAVGLRMIGKDSDTTFGIMARGAAAFIDPEVIYTEANRARFAHLLSVIAGKPENDIDNKAYVTAVAYIGSVAAAMEAGEIPLKVARRVTIFPFILHDRFITLIEMLSPRALVILGHYFALLSHLDGIWWMSNYPEKEIEAINDSLSSEWQGMMAWPLQVLRERGQRSAVRGSEK
- a CDS encoding uncharacterized protein (EggNog:ENOG41~SECRETED:SignalP(1-16)~CAZy:CE16), which produces MRLIVLISNFAVALNAASLHPKSDFKYLVTFGDSYTDNGRLSYYGGHNDQPPPPGVMQPESNATASGGLTWAQYVKSSTGATLYDYAISGATCDNNNVARWASFLNANFPSIITDEIPSFKRDRKTALYRGVTAANTVYALWIGTNDLSFSGILSDSQVAGTTISTYIDCLWATFDAIYAVGGRRFVLLNLNALQLVGLYRPQSDGGAGDNQFWQNKTLYNQTEYAQKMLEYTTSSNTIIDYGVPFYLLVKNRWPGAKISVFDIHTLITDIYDNPKTYLESPHNVKGFYHHCDVNGANCKDGPGSLDSYLWYDELHPSNKTDSVIAREFVKVVAGDSKFGTSWGH